In Janthinobacterium sp. 67, a genomic segment contains:
- a CDS encoding Dabb family protein has translation MIKHIVFWKLKDHAEGADRATNALKLKALLDSCSGLVPGILKFEAAVAQPGLEATYDIVLYSEFVSREALDAYQNHPEHVKIKPFFGAVREARQCMDYEI, from the coding sequence ATGATCAAGCACATCGTTTTCTGGAAACTCAAAGACCACGCCGAAGGCGCCGACCGCGCCACGAATGCGTTGAAACTGAAAGCCTTGCTCGATTCCTGTTCCGGCCTCGTGCCCGGCATCCTGAAATTCGAAGCGGCCGTGGCCCAGCCGGGCCTGGAAGCGACCTACGACATCGTCCTGTACAGCGAATTCGTCAGCCGCGAAGCGCTTGACGCTTACCAGAACCATCCCGAGCACGTGAAAATCAAGCCGTTTTTTGGGGCCGTGCGGGAAGCGCGGCAGTGCATGGATTATGAGATTTAA
- a CDS encoding GNAT family N-acetyltransferase: protein MTKHTIRLGDWATLGPDATAIRFEVFVDEQKVPAEIELDDMDAVCLHAVAYDAAGNAIGTGRLLPDGHVGRMAVRQPGRGTGVGGAILRLLMEKARERGDKAVVLNAQTVAAPFYARHGFVQQGEQFEEVGIAHVEMRLVF from the coding sequence ATGACCAAGCACACCATCCGCCTCGGCGACTGGGCCACCCTGGGCCCTGACGCCACCGCCATCCGTTTTGAAGTCTTCGTCGATGAACAGAAAGTGCCGGCCGAGATCGAACTCGACGACATGGACGCCGTCTGCCTGCACGCCGTTGCCTATGACGCCGCCGGCAACGCCATCGGCACGGGCCGGCTATTGCCGGACGGCCACGTCGGCCGCATGGCCGTGCGTCAGCCGGGCCGCGGCACGGGCGTGGGCGGTGCCATCCTGCGATTGTTGATGGAGAAAGCCCGCGAGCGGGGCGACAAGGCGGTGGTCTTGAACGCGCAAACCGTGGCCGCGCCATTCTATGCGCGCCACGGTTTCGTGCAGCAGGGGGAACAATTTGAAGAGGTGGGGATTGCGCATGTGGAGATGCGGCTGGTGTTCTAG
- a CDS encoding NADP-dependent oxidoreductase, with the protein MTTYQRIVLASRPASNEEVQPAHFRLETQEIPAITDGQLLVRNHYLSLDPYMRGRMSANKSYAAPQALDETMIGGTVGVVLESKHPKFAVGDMVVGTLGWTEVAVSDGTMLRKVDTTHIPASAYLGSVGMPGMTAWYGLNQIMAPKTGETVVVSAASGAVGSVVGQLAKLKGCRVVGIAGGAEKCRYVVEELGFDACVDYKAGNLEADLAAATPDGIDAIFENVGGAIFDAALARTNAFGRVAVCGWIAGYNGEPTPLDNARLILTNRLTVRGFIVSEQPEFWPQGLAELGSLVATGKLKFRESVAEGLASAPEAFIGLLKGRNFGKQLVKLS; encoded by the coding sequence ATGACCACCTACCAACGCATCGTCCTCGCCTCGCGCCCCGCCTCTAATGAGGAAGTGCAGCCGGCACATTTTCGTCTGGAAACTCAAGAGATTCCCGCCATCACGGATGGCCAGTTGCTGGTGCGTAACCACTACCTGTCGCTCGACCCTTACATGCGCGGGCGCATGAGTGCCAATAAAAGCTATGCGGCGCCGCAGGCGCTTGATGAAACCATGATAGGCGGCACGGTGGGCGTGGTGCTCGAATCGAAGCATCCGAAGTTCGCCGTGGGCGACATGGTCGTGGGGACCCTGGGCTGGACGGAAGTGGCCGTGTCGGACGGCACGATGCTGCGCAAGGTCGATACGACGCACATCCCGGCTTCTGCCTACCTGGGTTCCGTCGGCATGCCAGGCATGACGGCCTGGTATGGCTTGAACCAGATCATGGCGCCGAAAACGGGTGAAACGGTGGTGGTGTCGGCTGCCAGCGGTGCCGTGGGCAGCGTCGTGGGCCAGCTGGCGAAATTGAAAGGCTGCCGTGTCGTCGGTATCGCGGGCGGGGCGGAAAAATGCCGCTATGTCGTCGAGGAACTGGGTTTCGACGCCTGTGTCGATTACAAGGCGGGCAATCTTGAGGCCGATTTGGCGGCGGCCACGCCGGACGGCATCGACGCCATCTTTGAAAACGTGGGCGGCGCCATTTTTGACGCGGCCCTGGCGCGCACCAACGCGTTTGGCCGCGTGGCCGTGTGCGGCTGGATCGCCGGCTACAACGGCGAACCGACGCCGCTCGACAATGCGCGCCTGATCCTCACCAACCGCCTGACCGTGCGCGGTTTCATCGTGTCGGAGCAGCCGGAATTCTGGCCGCAGGGACTGGCGGAACTGGGCTCCCTGGTGGCGACGGGCAAGCTGAAATTCCGCGAATCCGTGGCCGAAGGCCTGGCCAGCGCGCCCGAGGCCTTCATCGGCCTGTTGAAAGGCCGTAACTTCGGCAAGCAGCTGGTCAAGCTCAGCTGA